One window of the Bradyrhizobium sp. NP1 genome contains the following:
- a CDS encoding GntR family transcriptional regulator has product MPRAGLHEQAAARLRLLIVRGDLAPGEMLLETELSQALGVSRTPLREALKQLASEGLVELRLNRTAIVAPLRREELAELFEALSGIERCAAEFAAMRATAPDIEQLEALQARIEWHRDRGELRPYFEVNQQIHAAIVGFARNTALKAARDLLLPRAERARFQALHVHGRWDESVREHQEILAALKVRNAERAGRLLGQHVWRTGQVVADTLASETDDHGSAERPAVTTMTRKAGP; this is encoded by the coding sequence GTGCCGCGCGCCGGCCTTCATGAACAGGCTGCTGCACGCCTTCGCCTTCTGATCGTGCGCGGCGATCTTGCGCCGGGCGAGATGCTGCTGGAAACCGAGCTGTCCCAGGCGCTCGGGGTCTCCCGCACCCCGTTGCGCGAGGCGCTGAAGCAACTGGCGTCCGAGGGCCTGGTCGAGCTTCGTCTCAACCGCACGGCCATCGTTGCGCCGCTGCGCCGCGAGGAACTCGCCGAGCTGTTCGAGGCCCTGAGCGGGATCGAACGCTGCGCCGCCGAGTTCGCGGCGATGCGGGCGACGGCGCCGGATATCGAACAGCTCGAGGCGCTTCAGGCACGCATCGAATGGCATCGCGACCGCGGCGAGCTGCGCCCCTATTTCGAGGTCAACCAGCAGATCCATGCAGCCATAGTCGGCTTTGCCCGCAACACCGCCTTGAAGGCGGCGCGCGACCTGCTGCTGCCGCGTGCGGAGCGCGCGCGATTCCAGGCCCTGCACGTCCACGGACGCTGGGACGAATCCGTGCGCGAGCACCAGGAGATTCTTGCCGCGCTGAAAGTGAGGAACGCCGAACGCGCGGGCCGCCTGCTCGGCCAGCATGTGTGGCGCACCGGCCAGGTGGTCGCCGACACGCTGGCGAGCGAGACAGATGATCATGGCTCGGCCGAGCGCCCAGCCGTAACGACGATGACGAGAAAGGCCGGACCGTGA
- a CDS encoding Crp/Fnr family transcriptional regulator, giving the protein MPQKKLGTWRIDRQLVEMLTGHACYGRRKKFKKNAVLYEQGEVSTRFYFVIKGLVQISIIRADGSEVVLELMGPDTICGEGSAFDGLPRFSSAVAVEDTETIEFETSKLTEAFRLHPEFAASLLRVTSLKQRVLAIRLKHLASREPQERIMELLTRLEEMFAIDHPKGRLLVTHVTHEQIAAMTGTSRVTVTRTLQRLRARGRIGILDGHIVLMRRRSG; this is encoded by the coding sequence ATGCCACAGAAAAAGCTCGGGACCTGGCGGATCGACCGGCAGCTCGTGGAGATGCTGACCGGGCACGCGTGCTATGGCCGGCGGAAGAAGTTCAAAAAGAACGCCGTGCTCTATGAGCAGGGCGAGGTGTCGACCCGCTTCTATTTTGTGATCAAGGGGCTGGTGCAGATCTCGATCATCCGCGCCGACGGCTCGGAAGTCGTGCTTGAGCTGATGGGGCCCGACACGATCTGCGGCGAAGGCTCGGCCTTCGACGGACTGCCGCGCTTCTCCAGCGCCGTCGCGGTCGAGGACACCGAGACCATCGAGTTCGAGACGTCGAAGCTGACGGAAGCGTTCCGCCTGCATCCGGAGTTCGCCGCCTCGCTGTTGCGCGTCACCAGCCTGAAACAGCGGGTGCTGGCGATCCGCCTGAAGCATCTCGCCTCACGCGAGCCACAGGAACGCATCATGGAGCTGTTGACGCGGCTGGAGGAAATGTTCGCGATCGATCATCCGAAAGGACGCCTGCTCGTGACCCACGTGACCCATGAGCAGATCGCGGCGATGACCGGAACGTCGCGCGTGACCGTCACCCGCACGCTGCAGCGCCTTCGCGCGCGGGGCCGCATCGGCATTCTCGACGGTCACATCGTCCTGATGCGCCGGCGCAGCGGCTGA
- a CDS encoding DUF1656 domain-containing protein: MIKEISLDGVYLPPLLGYLAGTALVWYLLRALLGRLGVYRYVWHPPLFNTALYVILLSAFVTATL, encoded by the coding sequence ATGATCAAGGAAATCAGCCTCGACGGAGTGTACCTGCCGCCGCTCCTCGGCTATCTCGCGGGAACGGCGCTGGTCTGGTATCTGCTCCGCGCCCTGCTGGGCCGGCTCGGGGTCTACCGCTACGTCTGGCATCCGCCATTGTTCAACACTGCACTGTATGTGATCCTGCTCAGCGCGTTCGTGACTGCAACCCTTTAG
- the hydA gene encoding dihydropyrimidinase — protein sequence MPFDTIIRGGTVATAADTFACDIGIRDGKIAALGRDLGNAATTIDATGRLVLPGGIDSHVHFAQPSGEGIVMADGFETGTRSAAFGGNTTVLPFCLQEKGQTLREALKRYHALAEGECHVDVAFHLIVTDPTEHVLGQELPALVEDGYTSLKVFMTYEGLALSDRELLETMAVARETGATLMVHAENFDAIRFLTDRLEQAGKTAPRFHATSRPIPVEREATHRAISLAELIDVPIMIVHVSNREAMEEIRRAQQRGLKVMGETCPQYLVLTESDLDRLNMEGAKYVCSPPPRDVASQKACWEGLQQKVFSVFSSDHCPFRYDDPQGKLAPKGRTSFRWVPNGIPGVATRLPILFSEGVAKGRIDINHFVALTATNHAKIYGLYPRKGTIAVGSDADIVLWDPKRKVTISHDLVHDGADYTPYEGLEVTGWPVLTMVRGRVVVKDGALVGAKSHGVYLPRAKPAEQPEFL from the coding sequence ATGCCGTTCGATACCATTATTCGTGGTGGCACGGTTGCGACCGCCGCCGACACTTTCGCCTGCGACATCGGCATTCGTGACGGCAAGATCGCAGCCCTCGGCCGCGATCTCGGCAATGCGGCAACCACCATCGACGCGACCGGCCGCCTGGTCCTGCCCGGCGGCATCGACAGCCATGTGCATTTCGCCCAGCCCTCGGGCGAGGGCATCGTCATGGCGGACGGCTTTGAAACCGGCACGCGCTCGGCAGCGTTCGGCGGCAACACCACGGTGTTGCCGTTCTGCCTGCAGGAGAAGGGCCAGACCCTGCGCGAGGCGCTGAAGCGCTATCACGCGCTGGCCGAGGGCGAATGTCATGTCGACGTCGCCTTTCATCTGATCGTGACCGATCCGACCGAGCACGTGCTCGGGCAGGAGCTGCCGGCGCTGGTCGAAGATGGCTATACATCCCTCAAGGTCTTCATGACCTATGAAGGGCTCGCGCTGTCGGACCGCGAGCTGCTCGAGACCATGGCGGTGGCGCGCGAAACCGGCGCGACCCTGATGGTGCATGCGGAAAATTTCGACGCCATTCGGTTCCTCACCGACCGCCTCGAACAGGCCGGCAAGACCGCGCCGCGCTTTCACGCGACCTCGCGGCCGATCCCGGTGGAGCGCGAAGCGACGCATCGCGCGATCTCGCTTGCCGAGCTCATCGACGTGCCGATCATGATCGTGCACGTGTCGAATCGCGAGGCGATGGAGGAAATCCGCCGCGCCCAGCAACGCGGCCTCAAGGTGATGGGCGAGACCTGTCCGCAATATCTGGTGCTGACGGAAAGCGATCTCGACCGGCTGAATATGGAGGGCGCCAAATATGTCTGCTCGCCGCCGCCGCGCGATGTCGCGAGCCAAAAGGCGTGCTGGGAGGGACTGCAGCAGAAGGTGTTTTCGGTGTTCTCGTCCGACCACTGCCCGTTCCGCTATGACGATCCACAAGGCAAGCTCGCGCCCAAGGGCCGCACCAGCTTCCGCTGGGTGCCGAACGGAATTCCGGGCGTGGCGACGCGGCTGCCGATCCTGTTCTCGGAGGGCGTTGCGAAAGGACGCATCGATATCAATCACTTCGTCGCGCTGACCGCCACCAACCATGCCAAGATCTACGGCCTTTATCCGCGCAAGGGCACGATCGCGGTGGGCTCTGACGCCGATATCGTGCTGTGGGACCCGAAGCGAAAAGTCACCATCAGCCACGACCTCGTTCATGACGGCGCCGACTACACACCTTATGAAGGTCTGGAGGTCACCGGCTGGCCGGTGCTGACCATGGTCCGCGGCCGCGTCGTCGTGAAGGACGGTGCCCTGGTCGGCGCGAAGAGCCATGGCGTCTACCTGCCGCGTGCAAAACCTGCCGAGCAGCCGGAGTTCCTGTAA
- a CDS encoding MFS transporter — MSDQAAAIAASSAVKPSGVRWKIFLLMLFLISINYIDRASLSVAMPLISKEFDIDPATQGLLLSSFFWTYAFMQVPGGMLADRFKPRIVIASATIFWGAFQAIAAVATSWWMLLLTRLGLGASEAPIYPAGGKLNAIWMTQTERGRGATLLDGGAPLGAALGSIVIAWLIAAFDSWRAAFIIAGVGTMLCGLWAWYYIRNEPRQHPSVNEAEARYIEQAHALEDAASPGAHGGNWMAYFRFRSTWCMCLGWMFFNTTFYGLLTWMPTYLYKIHNFDIKTLGGASFIIFFAGFVGELVGGWIGDTWRARGGAPNLVFRTLFGIAAILTTISIFSVAYVTEPIAVVTLLSSTLFFLRWCGMYWAIPSALAGREKSGFLGGCMNLGGNIAGIMTPLIVGFIVQATGSYFLALMYFAAAGIALLICSSLIDYSRKLPV, encoded by the coding sequence ATGAGCGATCAGGCCGCAGCCATCGCAGCATCATCCGCAGTCAAGCCGTCCGGGGTACGCTGGAAGATCTTTCTCCTGATGCTGTTCCTGATCTCGATCAACTATATCGATCGCGCCTCGCTGTCGGTCGCGATGCCGCTGATCTCCAAGGAATTCGACATCGACCCGGCGACGCAGGGGTTGTTGCTCAGTTCGTTCTTCTGGACCTATGCGTTCATGCAGGTTCCCGGCGGCATGCTGGCCGATCGCTTCAAGCCGCGGATCGTGATCGCATCGGCGACGATCTTCTGGGGCGCCTTCCAGGCGATCGCCGCGGTAGCGACCAGCTGGTGGATGCTGCTGCTGACCCGGCTTGGGCTGGGCGCCTCGGAAGCGCCGATCTATCCGGCCGGCGGCAAGCTCAACGCGATCTGGATGACCCAGACCGAGCGCGGCCGCGGCGCGACGCTGCTCGACGGCGGCGCACCGCTCGGCGCCGCGCTGGGATCGATCGTGATCGCGTGGCTGATCGCGGCCTTCGATTCCTGGCGCGCCGCCTTCATCATCGCCGGCGTAGGCACGATGCTGTGCGGCCTGTGGGCCTGGTACTACATCCGTAACGAGCCGCGGCAGCACCCCTCGGTCAACGAGGCCGAGGCGCGCTACATCGAGCAGGCCCATGCGCTGGAGGACGCGGCCTCGCCGGGCGCGCACGGCGGCAACTGGATGGCTTATTTCCGCTTCCGCTCGACCTGGTGCATGTGCCTGGGGTGGATGTTCTTCAACACCACCTTCTACGGTCTGCTGACGTGGATGCCGACCTACCTGTACAAGATCCACAACTTCGACATCAAGACGCTCGGCGGCGCCTCCTTCATCATCTTCTTCGCCGGCTTTGTCGGCGAGCTGGTCGGCGGATGGATCGGCGACACCTGGCGGGCTCGCGGCGGCGCGCCGAACCTGGTGTTCCGCACGCTGTTCGGCATCGCCGCCATCCTGACCACGATCTCGATCTTCTCGGTCGCCTATGTGACCGAGCCGATCGCCGTCGTCACGCTGCTCTCCAGCACCCTGTTCTTCCTGCGCTGGTGCGGCATGTACTGGGCGATCCCTTCGGCGCTCGCGGGCCGCGAAAAATCCGGCTTTCTCGGCGGCTGCATGAATCTCGGCGGCAACATCGCCGGCATCATGACACCGCTCATCGTGGGCTTCATCGTGCAGGCGACGGGGTCTTATTTCCTGGCGCTGATGTATTTCGCCGCCGCCGGCATCGCGCTTTTGATCTGCTCGAGCCTGATCGACTACAGCCGCAAGCTGCCAGTATGA
- a CDS encoding aspartate/glutamate racemase family protein, whose translation MTRPVRLGMLTPSSNTALEPITNAMLAGIVDVTAHFSRFKVTEIALSEQALRQFDHDEILRAATLLADAKVDVIAWNGTSASWLGFEHDERLCERITASTGIRACTTVLAFRDVFRRLGLGRVGLVTPYRRDVQDRIIANWGSEGFHCVAERHLSLQDNFSFAEVPEAKVAELIEEVVREGCDAVAVVCTNMRGAGAAAPLERRFGVPVIDSIAVTLWACLLGAGVDPARIKGWGGLFDNPRLARPEHPAAGGREQARR comes from the coding sequence ATGACACGTCCAGTGCGGCTCGGCATGCTGACCCCCTCCTCCAACACCGCGCTCGAGCCGATCACGAACGCGATGCTGGCCGGCATCGTCGACGTCACGGCGCACTTCTCGCGCTTCAAGGTCACCGAGATCGCCTTGTCGGAGCAGGCGCTGCGCCAGTTCGACCATGACGAGATCCTTCGGGCCGCCACCCTGCTCGCCGACGCCAAGGTCGATGTGATCGCCTGGAACGGAACCTCGGCCAGCTGGCTCGGTTTTGAGCATGACGAACGTCTGTGCGAACGGATCACCGCCTCGACCGGAATCCGGGCGTGCACCACCGTGCTCGCCTTTCGCGACGTGTTCCGGCGGCTCGGCCTCGGCCGCGTCGGGCTCGTGACGCCCTATCGTCGCGACGTGCAGGACAGGATCATCGCCAATTGGGGCTCGGAAGGCTTTCACTGCGTCGCGGAGCGGCATTTGTCGCTGCAGGACAATTTCTCGTTTGCCGAAGTGCCGGAAGCCAAGGTGGCCGAACTCATCGAAGAAGTTGTGCGCGAGGGCTGCGACGCGGTTGCCGTGGTCTGCACCAACATGCGCGGCGCCGGCGCGGCCGCACCCTTGGAGCGGCGGTTCGGCGTGCCGGTCATCGATTCGATCGCGGTAACACTGTGGGCATGCTTGCTCGGAGCCGGGGTCGACCCGGCGCGCATCAAGGGCTGGGGCGGCCTGTTCGACAATCCGCGGCTCGCCCGTCCCGAGCATCCGGCCGCGGGCGGTCGCGAGCAGGCAAGACGGTAA
- a CDS encoding aspartate/glutamate racemase family protein, with product MKILLLNPNTTPAVTALLHAAGEKVISPGTELVPATAARGVPYIATRAEAQIGGAIALEMLAEAHAGFDAAVIAAFGDPGLLGARELFDIPIVGMAEAAMLTACMLGRRFAIVTFARALAPWYQECVSMHGLDARCAGVRSLDGAFQSISDVQAEKEDLLVRLANSAVEQDEADVVILSGAPLAGLAGKVGDRIPVPVVDPVAAAVRQAETLATLKPRKPVAGTFRRPDPKPTIGLPDALAAIIEHRPRPGAKPGKKGGS from the coding sequence GTGAAGATTCTGCTGCTCAATCCCAACACCACGCCAGCGGTGACTGCGCTGCTGCACGCCGCCGGCGAAAAGGTGATCTCGCCGGGCACCGAGCTGGTTCCAGCGACCGCGGCGCGCGGCGTGCCCTATATCGCGACACGCGCCGAAGCGCAGATCGGCGGCGCTATCGCGCTTGAAATGCTCGCCGAAGCCCATGCCGGCTTCGATGCCGCCGTGATCGCCGCCTTCGGCGATCCCGGCCTGCTCGGGGCGCGCGAGCTGTTCGATATTCCGATTGTCGGCATGGCCGAGGCCGCGATGCTGACGGCGTGCATGCTCGGCCGGCGCTTCGCCATCGTGACATTCGCCCGCGCACTCGCGCCGTGGTACCAAGAATGCGTCAGCATGCACGGCCTGGACGCACGTTGCGCCGGCGTCCGCTCGCTTGACGGTGCATTCCAGTCCATTTCCGACGTTCAGGCGGAGAAGGAGGACTTGCTGGTGCGGCTTGCGAACAGCGCCGTCGAACAGGACGAGGCCGACGTCGTCATCCTGTCCGGCGCGCCGCTGGCCGGCCTTGCCGGGAAGGTCGGCGACCGAATCCCGGTGCCCGTTGTCGATCCGGTCGCGGCCGCAGTACGCCAGGCCGAGACGCTCGCGACGCTGAAGCCGCGCAAGCCGGTGGCTGGGACGTTCCGCCGGCCTGACCCGAAGCCCACAATCGGGCTGCCGGACGCGCTTGCCGCCATCATCGAGCATCGGCCACGACCAGGCGCGAAGCCGGGCAAGAAAGGAGGCTCCTGA
- a CDS encoding FUSC family protein, with protein MLQITQQFGWRQGLFSVKTFVAAMLALYIAFRLNLSQPSWSLTTVYIVSQPLAGMVLAKSLYRVLGTLIGAVVSLVMVALFSNTPELFCLALALWIGLGTFVSIYLRDAPQSYAGILAGYSAAIIGLPAALAPETAFDYAVARCLEIMLGIACGAVMHHVIFPVRAGDALRKALDATLPAMARWAGDALRGEGSEEKGLIDRRRIISDVVALDNLRVFASLDTPSLRAVDQVIRQFEGQLMSLLALLMSVYDRFALLRGRRPEVADQLRPLLERAAGCIASALEATTPGEAKNESEAEHGLKADIEAALPSSETLRTDPDGFLLRSILLRLGDVIALWRKAVWLRTHIYVGAVPEEDEPAPSLRPYRDVTLATIGALISVVTVLAASAFWIFSAWPSGPTAVTFAGIMCAIMGARDDPAQASAVFLKMTIVGVAIAALYMIVLPTLSTFPALIVALAPFYLVCGLLLASPAMVPYTMPMIFVGGGLLGLSNAMSYDFEAFLNSALGYVVGIGIGALSLGLLRPLGTDWAVQRIVSGIFTELAEVAGPGPAVPRSTFESRMFDRINALFMRLDPMLADQRSTLQASLGSLRIGLNILVLRTLQQELPAEAAVPLQQSFAALAEYFWHKGRKRAWPVAVLEASRHRILEIGDTPALTRVAEALYNIEATLRLHADFFAPTTTHSEARDAPGIATNRTAS; from the coding sequence ATGTTGCAGATCACCCAACAATTCGGCTGGCGCCAGGGCCTGTTCTCGGTGAAGACGTTTGTCGCCGCGATGCTCGCGCTCTACATCGCATTCCGTCTCAATCTCTCGCAGCCGAGCTGGTCCCTGACCACGGTCTACATCGTGTCGCAGCCGCTCGCCGGCATGGTGCTTGCAAAATCTCTGTATCGCGTGCTGGGGACCCTGATCGGCGCGGTCGTGTCGCTCGTCATGGTGGCGCTGTTCTCCAACACGCCGGAGCTGTTTTGTCTCGCGCTGGCGCTCTGGATCGGGCTTGGAACCTTCGTCTCGATCTATCTGCGCGATGCCCCGCAATCCTATGCCGGCATCCTCGCGGGCTATTCCGCCGCGATCATCGGGCTGCCGGCTGCGCTCGCCCCTGAGACCGCGTTCGACTACGCGGTGGCACGCTGCCTGGAAATCATGCTCGGGATCGCCTGCGGCGCGGTGATGCATCACGTCATCTTCCCGGTCCGGGCAGGCGACGCGTTGCGCAAGGCGCTCGATGCGACATTGCCGGCCATGGCGCGCTGGGCCGGCGACGCGCTGCGCGGCGAAGGCAGCGAGGAGAAGGGCCTGATCGACCGCCGACGGATCATTTCCGACGTCGTCGCGCTCGACAATCTCAGGGTCTTCGCCTCGCTCGACACGCCGTCCTTGCGGGCCGTCGACCAGGTGATCCGGCAATTCGAGGGCCAGTTGATGTCGTTGCTGGCACTCCTGATGTCGGTTTACGACCGCTTCGCTCTGCTGCGGGGTCGCCGGCCGGAGGTGGCGGATCAATTGCGGCCGCTGCTGGAGCGCGCCGCAGGCTGTATTGCCAGTGCACTCGAAGCCACGACGCCGGGTGAAGCGAAGAACGAAAGCGAGGCCGAGCACGGGCTCAAAGCGGATATCGAGGCGGCGCTGCCGTCTTCGGAAACACTGCGCACTGACCCCGATGGTTTCCTGCTGCGCAGCATCCTGTTGCGGCTCGGCGATGTGATCGCGCTATGGCGCAAGGCGGTCTGGCTGCGCACCCATATTTATGTCGGCGCGGTGCCTGAGGAGGATGAGCCTGCGCCGTCGCTACGCCCCTATCGCGACGTGACGCTGGCGACGATCGGCGCGCTGATTTCCGTCGTCACGGTGCTTGCGGCAAGCGCCTTCTGGATCTTCTCGGCATGGCCGAGCGGGCCGACCGCCGTGACCTTCGCCGGCATCATGTGCGCGATCATGGGGGCACGTGACGATCCCGCGCAGGCCTCCGCCGTCTTCCTGAAGATGACCATCGTCGGCGTGGCGATCGCGGCGCTTTACATGATCGTGCTACCGACACTGTCAACCTTCCCGGCGCTCATCGTCGCGCTGGCGCCGTTCTATCTCGTTTGCGGCCTGCTGCTGGCCTCGCCCGCCATGGTGCCCTACACGATGCCGATGATCTTCGTCGGCGGCGGATTGCTCGGGCTCTCCAACGCCATGAGCTACGACTTCGAGGCATTCCTCAACAGCGCGCTCGGCTATGTCGTCGGCATCGGCATTGGCGCGCTGTCGCTCGGCCTCTTGCGTCCGCTCGGCACCGACTGGGCGGTGCAGCGCATCGTCAGCGGCATCTTCACCGAACTCGCCGAGGTCGCGGGACCGGGGCCGGCCGTGCCGCGCTCGACCTTCGAGAGCCGCATGTTCGATCGTATCAACGCGCTTTTCATGCGGCTCGATCCCATGCTGGCGGATCAGCGTTCCACCCTGCAGGCGAGCCTCGGCAGCCTTCGCATCGGCCTCAATATCCTGGTGCTGCGCACCCTGCAGCAGGAATTGCCGGCGGAGGCGGCGGTACCGCTGCAGCAGTCATTTGCGGCGCTTGCGGAGTATTTCTGGCACAAGGGCCGCAAGCGCGCCTGGCCGGTCGCGGTGCTTGAGGCCTCGCGACACCGGATCCTCGAGATCGGGGATACGCCGGCGCTGACGCGGGTCGCTGAAGCGCTGTACAATATCGAGGCGACGCTGCGGCTGCATGCCGATTTCTTCGCGCCGACGACCACCCATTCGGAGGCGCGCGACGCGCCTGGGATCGCAACGAACCGCACTGCATCATGA
- a CDS encoding flavin reductase family protein, which translates to MSATPTFRQMMGRFATGVAVVLADTPDGVIGLTVNSLTSLSLDPSLLLFCARNESRTARMIIDRGLFSVNVLTAAQQDVSRRFAGQGDNWDIADCRRSGPWLTIPDSNGALFCEVACVYPGGDHRIIVGEVKDILGPAKAQRPLVYHEGRYGLADASLSAA; encoded by the coding sequence TTGAGCGCAACGCCGACCTTTCGCCAGATGATGGGCCGCTTTGCGACCGGCGTGGCGGTTGTGCTGGCAGACACGCCTGACGGTGTGATCGGGCTGACCGTCAACTCGCTGACCTCGCTCAGCCTCGATCCGTCGCTCCTGTTGTTCTGCGCCAGAAACGAGAGCCGGACGGCGCGCATGATCATCGACCGGGGCCTGTTCTCGGTCAATGTCCTCACCGCGGCGCAGCAGGATGTATCCCGCCGTTTTGCCGGACAGGGCGACAATTGGGATATCGCCGATTGCCGGCGATCGGGCCCGTGGCTCACAATCCCCGATTCAAACGGTGCGCTGTTCTGCGAGGTCGCGTGCGTCTATCCCGGTGGCGACCACCGCATCATTGTCGGCGAGGTGAAGGACATTCTGGGGCCCGCGAAGGCGCAGCGCCCACTGGTCTATCACGAAGGTCGCTACGGGCTCGCGGACGCCAGCCTTTCCGCGGCATGA
- a CDS encoding Crp/Fnr family transcriptional regulator: MSEAGSSSAASGRPEVTETLRVPSAMLTHLLRLSPPLARRRIAKGCVIYRQGEVSSQVYVVISGRVGIGMLGSGGHELLIDIVGPGALCGEGAAFDQLPRFSSASALEASEVLVIPAADFSKLMSSDPELSALIVHAMSLKQRTLASRLVQVAQASPEVRITELLAQISSRDAPAIVLTHQQIADLIGASRITVTRAMQRLRRQGAVRCKRGQYELVRAPRAGFVGRDKVLAGRA; this comes from the coding sequence ATGTCGGAGGCAGGTTCATCGTCGGCGGCAAGCGGTCGCCCGGAAGTGACGGAGACGCTGCGCGTCCCGTCCGCGATGCTTACCCATCTGCTCAGGCTTTCTCCGCCGCTTGCACGCCGCAGGATCGCGAAGGGTTGCGTGATCTACCGCCAGGGCGAGGTGAGCAGCCAGGTCTATGTCGTGATCTCCGGCCGGGTCGGGATCGGTATGCTCGGCAGCGGCGGCCATGAGCTGCTGATCGACATCGTCGGGCCGGGTGCGCTTTGCGGCGAAGGCGCGGCGTTCGATCAGTTGCCGCGCTTCTCGAGCGCAAGCGCGCTCGAGGCGAGCGAGGTGCTGGTGATTCCGGCGGCCGATTTCTCCAAGCTGATGTCGTCGGATCCCGAGCTTTCGGCGCTGATCGTGCACGCCATGTCGCTCAAGCAGCGGACGCTGGCGAGCCGGCTCGTGCAGGTGGCGCAGGCTTCGCCCGAAGTCCGCATCACCGAGCTGTTGGCGCAGATCAGCTCCCGGGATGCGCCGGCGATCGTGCTGACGCATCAGCAGATCGCGGATTTGATCGGCGCCTCCCGCATCACCGTGACCCGGGCGATGCAACGGCTGCGCCGCCAGGGCGCCGTGCGCTGCAAGCGCGGCCAATACGAGCTGGTGCGCGCACCGCGCGCCGGCTTCGTGGGCCGCGACAAGGTGCTCGCCGGCCGCGCCTGA
- a CDS encoding HlyD family secretion protein: protein MPALSSMLRVLVTLAVIAIAAVAGWYLWRTYEESPWTRDGRVRANVVNVAPDVAGAVVDIRVKDNQEVRIGDVLFVIDPARYQLAVSQAEAAQAGAKSVLDQREEEFARREKLSSISISDEALAQARAAALGAQASYDQATAELGTARLNLARTEVRSPVNGHVTNLLLDRGDYATAGRALVAIVDSDSYYVAGYFEETKLRNIRVGDPASIRLMGYPRPLTGHVQSVARAITDRENALGNDLIANVNPTFSWVRLAQRIPVRIAIDDVPDGITLSAGMTATIVVTQGDDRRRVKPPAP, encoded by the coding sequence ATGCCTGCCTTGAGCTCGATGCTTCGCGTCCTCGTGACCCTCGCGGTGATCGCCATCGCCGCCGTCGCCGGCTGGTATCTGTGGCGAACCTACGAGGAAAGCCCCTGGACCCGCGACGGCCGCGTGCGCGCCAACGTCGTCAACGTGGCGCCTGACGTCGCCGGTGCCGTGGTCGACATCCGCGTCAAGGACAACCAGGAGGTCAGGATCGGCGACGTCCTGTTCGTGATCGATCCGGCGCGCTACCAACTTGCGGTATCGCAGGCGGAAGCGGCACAGGCCGGCGCGAAAAGCGTGCTCGATCAGCGCGAGGAGGAATTCGCCCGCCGCGAAAAGCTCAGCTCGATCTCGATCTCCGACGAGGCGCTCGCCCAGGCGCGCGCCGCGGCACTCGGAGCACAGGCATCCTACGACCAGGCGACGGCCGAGCTTGGCACCGCCAGGCTCAACCTCGCCCGCACCGAGGTTCGCTCGCCGGTCAACGGCCACGTCACCAATCTCCTGCTCGACCGCGGCGACTATGCGACCGCCGGCCGCGCCCTGGTCGCGATCGTCGACAGCGATTCCTATTATGTCGCCGGCTATTTCGAGGAGACCAAGCTGCGCAACATCAGGGTTGGCGATCCCGCCTCGATCCGCCTGATGGGATACCCTCGCCCGCTGACCGGGCATGTGCAGAGCGTGGCGCGCGCCATCACCGATCGCGAAAATGCGCTCGGCAACGATCTGATCGCCAACGTCAATCCGACCTTCAGCTGGGTGCGGCTCGCACAACGCATTCCGGTGCGTATCGCGATCGATGACGTGCCCGACGGCATCACCTTGAGCGCCGGCATGACTGCGACCATCGTGGTCACGCAAGGCGACGACCGCCGCCGCGTCAAGCCGCCGGCGCCATAG